The following proteins are encoded in a genomic region of Thermoflexus sp.:
- a CDS encoding phosphate/phosphite/phosphonate ABC transporter substrate-binding protein has protein sequence MKRVGLFLVIGTIVFSLALGACAPQKPPLGSEQNPLVMVFVPSGESEEIKRGGEQLAQLLGKKLNMKVTIKLASSFAAAVEAMGAGQAQIGWLNTLSYLLAHEKYGVEVILATVRFKQTYYTGQIIVRANSGIRSIADLKGKTMCWVDPLSTSGYLMPRILLKANGVDPDKDFAKTVNAGSHPNVVKAVYNGDCDAGATYVDARSAVEKDLPDVKQKVVVLTTTAKIPNDNVSVVKDLPPDLKAKIRQALLEIAQSEEGKKALQTVYQIEGLQPVDDSFYDEFRAQLSASGYKLEDLVKPAK, from the coding sequence ATGAAACGTGTCGGTTTGTTCCTCGTGATCGGGACGATCGTCTTCAGCCTTGCGCTGGGAGCCTGCGCCCCCCAAAAGCCCCCATTGGGAAGCGAACAGAACCCGCTGGTCATGGTCTTCGTGCCCTCCGGAGAGTCCGAAGAGATCAAGCGGGGCGGGGAGCAGCTCGCTCAGCTGCTGGGAAAGAAACTGAATATGAAAGTGACCATCAAACTGGCCAGCAGTTTCGCCGCCGCGGTGGAAGCGATGGGGGCCGGCCAGGCCCAGATCGGCTGGCTCAACACCCTCAGCTACCTCCTGGCCCATGAGAAATACGGCGTGGAGGTGATCCTGGCCACCGTGCGCTTCAAGCAGACTTACTACACGGGCCAGATCATCGTGCGCGCGAACTCCGGCATCCGGAGCATCGCCGATCTCAAGGGCAAGACCATGTGCTGGGTCGATCCCCTCTCCACTTCCGGTTACCTGATGCCCCGTATCCTGCTGAAGGCGAACGGGGTGGACCCGGATAAGGATTTCGCCAAGACCGTGAACGCGGGCTCCCACCCCAATGTGGTGAAGGCGGTTTACAACGGAGACTGCGATGCAGGGGCCACTTATGTGGATGCACGGAGCGCCGTGGAGAAAGACCTCCCGGATGTGAAACAGAAAGTGGTCGTCCTGACAACCACCGCGAAAATCCCCAATGATAACGTGAGCGTGGTGAAAGATCTCCCTCCGGATTTGAAAGCGAAGATCCGGCAGGCGCTGCTGGAGATCGCCCAGTCGGAGGAAGGCAAGAAGGCGCTGCAGACCGTCTACCAGATCGAGGGTCTGCAGCCGGTCGATGATTCCTTCTACGATGAATTCCGGGCCCAGCTGAGCGCCTCCGGATATAAGCTGGAAGATCTGGTGAAACCGGCGAAATGA
- a CDS encoding phosphoribosyltransferase, with protein MRFRDRKDAGQRLAEALRDLEPEARAGQVVVMGIPRGGVVVAYEVARALQAPLDVVLSHKLGAPGNPELAIGAVAEDGTLWVDPLAIAELEVPPAYIEEEVRRQQEELRRRAALFRGARPPIPVEGRTVVVVDDGIATGATMRVSLRSLRNRGARRLIVAAPVAPPEMLPRVQAEADAVVVLYTPALFWAVGAFYEQFDQVPDEEVVALLEEAIAWGRK; from the coding sequence ATGCGATTTCGAGATCGGAAAGATGCGGGACAGCGGCTGGCGGAGGCGCTGCGAGATCTGGAGCCGGAGGCTCGGGCGGGGCAGGTAGTGGTGATGGGGATCCCCCGGGGGGGCGTGGTGGTGGCCTATGAGGTGGCCCGCGCCCTTCAGGCGCCCCTGGATGTGGTCCTCTCCCATAAGCTGGGCGCCCCCGGGAACCCGGAGCTGGCCATTGGCGCCGTGGCGGAGGACGGAACCCTCTGGGTGGATCCTCTGGCGATCGCGGAGCTGGAGGTCCCGCCGGCTTACATTGAGGAAGAAGTCCGCCGTCAACAGGAGGAGCTCCGGCGGCGGGCTGCCCTCTTCCGTGGCGCTCGGCCGCCGATCCCGGTGGAGGGCCGGACGGTGGTGGTGGTCGATGATGGGATTGCGACGGGCGCGACGATGCGGGTCAGCTTGCGCTCTCTGCGGAACCGGGGGGCCAGGCGCCTGATTGTGGCCGCTCCGGTGGCCCCGCCGGAGATGCTCCCTCGGGTGCAAGCCGAGGCGGACGCGGTGGTTGTGCTTTACACTCCGGCGCTGTTCTGGGCCGTCGGCGCTTTCTATGAGCAATTCGACCAGGTGCCGGATGAAGAGGTGGTGGCCCTCCTGGAAGAAGCGATCGCCTGGGGACGGAAATAA
- a CDS encoding CoA pyrophosphatase, whose amino-acid sequence MERTKPSLQEFVQKLRERLARPLPGAPAQWEMAPPYRRAWAEHLSEELSRARAAAVLILLYPNGLDLSFPLTRRTFHVAYHKGQISLPGGACEPGESPAEAALRETEEELGPLEDPVELLGSLTPLFVPPSGFMVHPVIGYLPRRPMFRPAPVEVAEVLEATLSWLLDPRHQGEEEREVDGVRWRIPVFRLGDHTIWGATAMILAEFRAIVREVLASTT is encoded by the coding sequence ATGGAACGCACGAAACCTTCTCTCCAAGAGTTCGTTCAAAAGCTTCGGGAGCGGCTGGCCCGGCCGCTTCCTGGAGCTCCTGCCCAGTGGGAGATGGCCCCTCCGTATCGACGGGCATGGGCGGAGCATCTGAGCGAGGAGCTATCGCGGGCCCGCGCGGCGGCCGTGCTGATCCTGCTCTACCCGAATGGTCTGGATCTGTCCTTCCCGCTTACCCGGCGGACCTTCCATGTGGCTTATCACAAGGGCCAGATTTCCCTCCCCGGGGGAGCATGTGAGCCGGGAGAATCTCCGGCGGAGGCCGCTCTTCGAGAGACCGAGGAGGAGCTGGGCCCCCTGGAAGATCCGGTGGAGCTTCTGGGTTCCCTCACACCCCTTTTTGTTCCCCCCAGCGGCTTCATGGTGCATCCGGTGATCGGCTATCTCCCCAGGCGCCCCATGTTTCGTCCCGCTCCGGTCGAGGTGGCAGAAGTGCTGGAGGCCACTCTCTCCTGGCTTCTGGATCCCCGTCATCAGGGGGAGGAGGAGCGGGAAGTCGATGGGGTGCGCTGGCGGATCCCGGTATTTCGTCTGGGGGATCACACGATCTGGGGGGCCACCGCGATGATCCTGGCCGAATTCCGGGCCATCGTGCGCGAAGTCCTGGCTTCCACAACGTGA